The Brachionichthys hirsutus isolate HB-005 chromosome 8, CSIRO-AGI_Bhir_v1, whole genome shotgun sequence genome contains a region encoding:
- the si:dkey-43k4.5 gene encoding potassium voltage-gated channel subfamily S member 2, with the protein MMKESLPSWIQQDSNEGLVHVNVGGLKKSLCSSTLMKFPDTRLGKLVACDSEEDILQVCDDYDLQHKEFYFDRNPGLFPYVLHFYQTGKLHIMEELCVFSFSQEMEYWGINEFFLDTCCSYRYHDRKLESSRRRHWDDESDVSSVETTLDEISDLNRDMQHFQEVRYGDIRKCLWLTLENPGYSLPSKLFSLISIGVVLASIATMCINSIPEYQNFDSEGTLLEDASTQALDVFCTCWFTFEVATRLLLAPNRKKFFHHPLNIIDLVSVVPVYITLVFDLTAGSDTELGDLGRLVQVFRLMRVFRVLKLARHSTGLRSLGATLQHSYREVGVLLLYLVVGVSVFSGIAYTAEYEEDVGLDTIPACWWWGTVSMTTVGYGDVVPVTVAGKLAASGCILGGTLVVALPITIIFNKFSHFYRQQKALEASVRNSNFRKMGEDDDGEESDGDIRRLNDEDIYDVEDEDMEYEDEGGVVNYSFVEHPSYASTLRRMQLLQV; encoded by the exons ATGATGAAGGAGAGTCTGCCCAGTTGGATCCAGCAGGACTCCAACGAGGGTCTGGTCCACGTGAACGTTGGTGGTCTGAAGAAGAGCCTCTGCTCCAGTACGCTGATGAAGTTCCCCGACACCAGACTGGGGAAACTGGTGGCGTGTGACTCAGAAGAAGACATTCTGCAG GTGTGCGATGACTACGACCTGCAGCAcaaggagttttattttgacaggaACCCTGGACTGTTCCCCTACGTCCTCCACTTCTACCAGACGGGTAAACTTCACATCATGGAGGAGCTGTGCGTCTTCTCCTTCAG TCAGGAGATGGAGTACTGGGGAATCAACGAGTTCTTCCTGGACACTTGCTGCAGTTATCGTTACCACGACCGCAAGCTGGAGAGCAGCCGGCGTCGCCACTGGGACGACGAGAGCGACGTCAGCAGCGTTGAAACGACTCTGGACGAGATATCTGACTTGAACAG AGACATGCAGCATTTCCAGGAGGTGCGGTATGGGGACATCAGGAAGTGTCTGTGGCTAACGCTGGAAAACCCGGGGTACTCCCTCCCCAGCAAGCTCTTTAGTCTGATCTCCATCGGGGTGGTGCTCGCATCCATCGCCACCATGTGTATCAACAGCATCCCAGAGTATCAG aaCTTCGACAGTGAGGGGACGTTGCTGGAGGATGCTTCTACGCAGGCCCTGGACGTGTTCTGCACCTGCTGGTTCACCTTTGAG GTGGCGACGCGGCTGCTGCTCGCTCCAAACAGGAAGAAGTTCTTCCATCACCCTCTGAACATCATCGACTTGGTGTCCGTGGTCCCCGTCTACATCACTCTGGTGTTTGACCTGACTGCGGGATCAGACACTGAGCTGGGAGACCTGGGACGACTCGTTCAG GTGTTCCGGCTAATGAGGGTCTTCAGAGTCCTGAAGTTGGCCCGACACTCGACAGGTCTCAGGTCGCTGGGAGCGACTCTTCAG CACAGCTACCGCGAGGTGGGCGTCCTGCTACTGTACCTGGTGGTGGGCGTGTCCGTCTTCTCAGGCATTGCCTACACCGCCGAGTACGAGGAG GACGTGGGTCTGGACACCATCCCAGCCTGCTGGTGGTGGGGCACAGTCAGCATGACCACGGTGGGCTACGGTGACGTGGTCCCCGTCACGGTGGCCGGGAAGCTGGCGGCCAGCGGCTGCATCCTGGGCGGGaccctggtggtggcgctgcCCATCACAATCATCTTCAACAAGTTCTCCCACTTCTACCGGCAGCAGAAAGCTCTGGAGGCGTCGGTGAGGAACAGCAACTTCAGGAAGATGGGGGAGGACGATGACGGAGAGGAGTCGGACGGGGACATCCGGCGTCTAAATGATGAGGACATCTATGACGTCGAGGATGAGGACATGGAATATGAGGACGAAGGCGGTGTCGTCAATTACAGCTTCGTGGAACACCCGTCGTACGCATCGACACTGAGGaggatgcagctgctgcaggtttgA
- the LOC137898511 gene encoding serine/threonine-protein kinase 4-like, producing MDNKDRVQMRNHPRRQLKKLSEDSLTKQPEEVFNVLEKLGEGSYGCVFKAHYKETGEIVAIKQVPVESDLQEIIKEISIMQQCNSPHVVHYYGSYFKNSDLWIVMEYCSAGSVSDIIRIRNKTLTEEQIAPILLSTLKGLEYLHFMRKIHRDIKAGNILLNSEGQAKLADFGVAGQLTDTMAKRNTVIGTPFWMAPEVIQEIGYNCVADIWSLGITAIEMAEKKPPYADIHPMRAIFMIPSNPPPTFRNPDLWSPPFRDFVSQCLVKNPEKRAAATQLLQHPFIKSSKPNSVLRALITDAMELKLKRQQEAERIEQDADEDDNSDEDKVDQGTMVQMGTGDSGTVRSSGSLAGTMIEHDDTGTMQERLSTMVIEDEDEDEDEDEDAGTMKRRDETMQPAKPSFLEYFEQKEMEAVSQSNEGGRREDQRLTEGDLQVVSTWSVEELRLRLASLDPQMEQEIEEIRQRYQAKRKPILDAIEAKKRRQQNF from the exons ATGGACAACAAGGACCGAGTACAGATGAGGAATCACCCCCGCAG GCAGCTGAAGAAGCTGAGTGAGGACAGCCTCACCAAGCAGCCGGAGGAGGTGTTCAATGTCCTGGAGAAGCTGGGTGAAGG GTCATATGGCTGCGTGTTCAAAGCCCACTATAAAGAGACGGGGGAGATCGTAGCCATTAAGCAGGTTCCTGTGGAGTCGGACCTGCAGGAGATCATCAAGGAGATCTCCATCATGCAGCAGTGCAACAG CCCCCACGTGGTCCATTACTACGGCAGCTACTTCAAGAACAGCGACCTGTGGATCGTCATGGAGTACTGCAGCGCCGGATCCGTGTCGGACATCATCCGGATCCGCAACAAGACG CTGACGGAGGAGCAGATCGCCCCCATCCTGCTGTCCACCCTGAAGGGTCTGGAGTATCTGCACTTCATGAGGAAAATCCACCGAGACATCAAAGCCGGGAACATCCTGCTGAACAGCGAGGGCCAGGCCAAGCTGGCCGACTTCGGCGTGGCGGGTCAGCTGACG gACACAATGGCAAAGAGGAACACTGTGATCGGGACGCCCTTCTGGATGGCGCCGGAGGTCATTCAGGAGATTGGCTACAACTGCGTGGCAGACATCTGGTCTCTGGGGATAACGGCGATAGAGATGGCGGAGAAGAAGCCGCCGTATGCCGACATACATCCCATGAGG GCCATCTTCATGATTCCCAGCAACCCGCCACCGACTTTCAGGAACCCAGATCTGTGGTCCCCGCCGTTCCGGGACTTCGTCAGCCAGTGTTTGGTGAAGAACCCGGAGAAGAGGGCGGCCGCcacgcagctgctgcag cATCCCTTCATCAAGTCATCGAAGCCCAACTCTGTCCTCAGGGCGTTGATCACGGACGCCATGGAGCTCAAGCTGAAGaggcagcaggaggcggagcggaTCGAGCAGGACGCCGACGAGGACGACAACTCG GACGAGGACAAGGTGGACCAGGGGACGATGGTGCAAATGGGAACGGGCGACTCGGGAACGGTTCGTTCTTCGGGTTCACTCGCCGGAACCATGATCGAGCATGATGACACGGGAACCATGCAGGAGCGGCTGAGCACGATGGTCatcgaggacgaggacgaggacgaggacgaggacgaggacgccgGCACCATGAAGA GGAGAGACGAGACGATGCAGCCGGCCAAGCCGTCCTTCCTGGAGTACTTTGAGCAGAAAGAAATGGAGGCCGTCAGTCAGAGCAatgaaggaggaagacgagaagACCAACGCCTCACTGAAGGAGACCTTCAAGTG gTGAGTACGTGGTCGGTAGAGGAGCTGCGCCTTCGTCTCGCCTCTCTGGACCCTCAGATGGAGCAGGAGATTGAGGAGATCCGCCAGCGCTACCAAGCCAAGAGGAAGCCCATCCTGGACGCCATTGAGGCTAAGAAGCGAAGGCAGCAGAACTTctga